One window from the genome of Sphingomicrobium arenosum encodes:
- a CDS encoding rod shape-determining protein produces the protein MFWTKWFKWMSHDMAIDLGTANTLVYVRGRGIVLNEPSVVAIETVNGIKKVKAVGDDAKLMMGKTPEAIDAIRPLRDGVIADIDVAEEMISHFIQKVHGGKMKAWRFPEIVICIPSGATNVERRAIRDAASNAGASAVYLIEEPMAAAIGADMPVTEPVGSMVVDIGGGTTEVAVLSLRGLAYTTSVRVGGDKMDEAISSYVRRNHNLLIGEATAERIKKEVGIAKPPADGIGETVYIKGRDLVNGVPKEIAINQGQIAEALSEPVGTIVEGVRIALENTAPELAADICDQGIVLTGGGALLEGLDEVLRDETGLPVIVADDPLTCVAMGTGRALEEDQFRGVLLTV, from the coding sequence ATGTTCTGGACGAAATGGTTCAAATGGATGAGCCATGACATGGCCATCGACCTCGGCACCGCCAACACGCTCGTCTACGTTCGTGGGCGCGGGATCGTGCTGAACGAACCGTCCGTGGTCGCGATCGAAACCGTCAACGGCATCAAGAAGGTCAAGGCCGTCGGCGACGACGCCAAGCTCATGATGGGCAAGACCCCTGAGGCGATCGACGCGATCCGCCCGCTGCGCGACGGCGTCATCGCCGACATCGACGTGGCGGAGGAAATGATCAGCCACTTCATCCAGAAGGTGCATGGCGGCAAGATGAAGGCCTGGCGCTTCCCCGAGATCGTCATCTGCATTCCCTCGGGCGCGACCAATGTCGAACGCCGCGCCATTCGTGACGCCGCGTCCAACGCGGGCGCATCCGCCGTCTACCTGATCGAGGAGCCGATGGCGGCTGCGATCGGTGCCGACATGCCGGTCACCGAACCGGTCGGCTCGATGGTCGTCGACATCGGCGGCGGCACCACTGAAGTCGCCGTCCTGTCGCTGCGCGGCCTTGCCTACACCACCAGCGTGCGCGTCGGCGGGGACAAGATGGACGAAGCCATCTCCTCCTATGTTCGCCGCAACCACAACCTCCTGATCGGCGAAGCCACGGCCGAGCGGATCAAGAAGGAAGTCGGCATCGCCAAGCCGCCCGCCGACGGCATCGGCGAGACGGTCTACATCAAGGGCCGCGACCTCGTGAACGGCGTTCCCAAGGAAATCGCCATCAACCAAGGCCAGATCGCCGAAGCGCTGTCCGAACCCGTCGGCACGATTGTCGAGGGCGTACGCATCGCGCTCGAAAATACCGCGCCCGAACTGGCCGCCGACATCTGCGACCAGGGCATCGTCCTCACCGGCGGCGGCGCGCTGCTCGAAGGTCTCGATGAAGTCCTGCGCGATGAAACCGGCCTGCCGGTCATCGTCGCCGACGATCCGCTGACATGCGTGGCCATGGGTACCGGCCGCGCGCTCGAGGAAGACCAGTTCCGCGGCGTGTTGCTGACGGTCTGA
- the mreC gene encoding rod shape-determining protein MreC, translated as MAASKFRRPGWSRRAQYSLFFSFVALAAGLALGFVLLAISVVAPRTFDGLRGAATDATRPAAEGLASIGATVGGIFTGAGNYWDAANQNATLKEQRDRLRRQALAAMALERENEQLKAALELRERTVDTVATGRIIGSSHDSVRRFAVLSAGRSNGVRNGMPVRSPDGLIGRVVASGSYSSRILLISDRSAIVPARILRSGEPIISRGLGDGNVDLRPLEVGRNPFEPGDIIVTSGTGGLYPPRVPVARVVRLDDDGAVAVPMATPAQSSIAIVMSPFEPAALAPYEAPLDEAEGAVAPDVAQ; from the coding sequence ATGGCGGCGAGCAAGTTCCGTCGCCCCGGATGGTCGCGGCGCGCACAATATAGCCTGTTTTTCAGCTTCGTGGCGCTTGCCGCGGGGCTGGCGCTAGGCTTCGTGCTGCTCGCCATTTCGGTGGTCGCGCCGCGCACCTTCGACGGGTTGCGCGGCGCTGCCACCGATGCGACCCGCCCCGCTGCCGAAGGACTGGCCTCGATCGGCGCCACGGTGGGCGGCATCTTCACCGGCGCGGGCAATTATTGGGACGCCGCCAACCAGAATGCCACCTTGAAGGAACAGCGCGACCGGCTACGCCGCCAGGCGCTCGCCGCAATGGCGCTCGAACGCGAGAACGAACAGCTGAAGGCCGCGCTCGAATTGCGCGAGCGCACCGTCGACACCGTCGCCACCGGCCGCATCATCGGCTCCTCGCACGACAGCGTGCGCCGCTTCGCCGTTCTGTCGGCGGGCCGTTCGAATGGCGTGCGCAATGGCATGCCGGTGCGCAGTCCCGACGGTCTGATCGGCCGCGTCGTCGCTTCCGGCAGCTATTCGAGCCGCATCCTTCTCATCTCGGACCGATCCGCCATCGTGCCGGCGCGGATCCTGCGCTCGGGCGAGCCGATCATCTCGCGCGGCCTTGGTGACGGCAATGTCGACTTGAGGCCGCTCGAGGTGGGGCGAAATCCGTTCGAGCCGGGCGACATCATCGTCACCTCGGGGACTGGCGGCCTCTACCCCCCGCGCGTCCCCGTGGCCCGCGTCGTGCGGCTCGACGATGACGGCGCGGTTGCCGTCCCGATGGCCACCCCCGCCCAGTCGAGCATCGCCATCGTCATGTCGCCGTTCGAACCCGCCGCCTTGGCCCCCTATGAGGCACCGCTCGACGAGGCCGAGGGTGCGGTCGCGCCGGACGTCGCGCAATAA
- the mreD gene encoding rod shape-determining protein MreD, with translation MARRAKPRPRPAGFDQGPRPFAEWVPAASIAIASLLVAMLPIVSLKGWWPDAGFLVLLAWRMHRSDPFPNWWAIPLGLINDLLSMHPIGLSVVTFCLALLAIDVVDARKMGRNWLTEWLLAALLVLAAEFIQWWVAAIQGAAMPLAALWPPIVITILAFPLIAELVALLDRYRLRKTGV, from the coding sequence ATGGCGCGCCGCGCCAAGCCCCGCCCCCGGCCCGCGGGCTTCGACCAGGGCCCGCGTCCCTTCGCCGAATGGGTTCCCGCCGCGAGCATCGCCATCGCCAGCCTGCTCGTCGCCATGCTGCCGATCGTCAGTCTCAAAGGCTGGTGGCCCGATGCGGGCTTCCTCGTCCTGCTTGCCTGGCGGATGCACCGCTCCGACCCCTTTCCCAACTGGTGGGCGATCCCGCTGGGCCTCATCAACGATCTCCTGTCGATGCACCCCATCGGCCTGTCGGTCGTCACTTTCTGCCTTGCGCTGCTCGCCATCGACGTGGTCGACGCGCGCAAGATGGGGCGTAACTGGCTGACCGAATGGCTGCTCGCAGCGCTGCTCGTCCTCGCCGCCGAATTCATCCAATGGTGGGTGGCGGCCATTCAGGGCGCGGCAATGCCGCTTGCGGCACTATGGCCGCCGATCGTCATCACCATCCTCGCCTTTCCGCTCATCGCCGAACTGGTGGCGCTGCTCGATCGTTACCGATTGCGCAAGACTGGGGTATAA
- a CDS encoding serine hydrolase domain-containing protein has translation MMSISFTLVAAATLSQSAPTSWVPDAAEQTALEALHAASGVPGMQIAVIDDGEVRWHANYGVMNVETRQPVTDETLFQVASLSKPIFAYLVLRMLEEGRIGLDDKLVDYVVPFDMPEHEWNREITVRHVMTHRTGLQNWRPAAPDAAAAMVPKCKPGTCESYSGEAFMWLQQVLETVTQKSTTELLDEYIFEPGQIDASLGWRPEIGARTATGHYIDRDTGEVKAHREFGDAWGPAIQAVAERWDRDIDSWTMWDWFNALRVAHPVSPRVADLSFTQMSQPTDIDAGVPGSIRASAEDYARFMTLLMDTTPAAEWKISPQSRHWMLSAHGERWHDNLPGGFGLGIERKGDTRYFYHSGNNGNAFKSFMFGHPDTGRGVVVLTNGQAGDELYWQVYDLLIDEEFLSNSKPLDD, from the coding sequence ATGATGTCGATCTCGTTCACGCTCGTCGCGGCTGCCACGCTCTCCCAGTCCGCTCCGACCAGTTGGGTTCCCGACGCCGCAGAACAGACGGCACTGGAAGCGCTGCACGCCGCGTCGGGCGTCCCCGGCATGCAGATCGCGGTGATCGATGATGGTGAGGTCCGCTGGCACGCCAATTACGGCGTCATGAACGTCGAGACCCGTCAGCCCGTCACCGATGAAACGCTCTTCCAGGTCGCCTCGCTCTCCAAACCGATCTTCGCCTATCTCGTGCTGCGCATGCTCGAGGAGGGCCGGATCGGGCTCGACGACAAGCTCGTCGATTATGTCGTGCCCTTCGACATGCCCGAACATGAATGGAACCGCGAGATCACCGTGCGCCATGTCATGACGCATCGCACCGGGCTCCAGAATTGGCGTCCAGCCGCCCCCGATGCGGCCGCCGCGATGGTCCCCAAATGCAAACCCGGCACCTGCGAAAGTTATTCGGGCGAAGCCTTCATGTGGCTCCAGCAAGTGCTCGAAACCGTCACGCAGAAATCGACCACCGAGCTCTTGGACGAATATATCTTCGAGCCGGGCCAGATCGACGCCAGCCTGGGGTGGCGCCCCGAAATCGGCGCTCGAACGGCCACCGGTCACTACATCGATCGTGATACCGGAGAGGTAAAAGCCCATCGCGAATTTGGCGATGCTTGGGGGCCGGCGATACAGGCCGTCGCGGAGCGCTGGGATCGCGACATCGACAGCTGGACGATGTGGGACTGGTTCAACGCCTTACGGGTCGCACATCCGGTGTCGCCGAGGGTGGCTGATTTGTCCTTCACCCAGATGAGCCAGCCGACCGATATCGATGCCGGGGTCCCCGGCTCGATCCGCGCCAGCGCCGAGGATTACGCCCGCTTCATGACGCTCCTGATGGACACGACGCCCGCCGCAGAATGGAAGATTTCGCCCCAGTCGCGTCACTGGATGCTCAGCGCCCATGGCGAGCGCTGGCACGACAACCTGCCAGGCGGCTTCGGCCTCGGCATCGAGCGCAAGGGAGACACCCGCTATTTCTATCACAGCGGCAATAACGGCAATGCCTTCAAGAGCTTCATGTTCGGCCACCCCGATACCGGGCGCGGCGTCGTCGTGCTCACCAACGGTCAAGCTGGCGACGAGCTCTACTGGCAGGTCTACGACCTGCTGATCGACGAGGAATTCCTGTCGAACAGCAAGCCCCTCGACGACTAA
- the mutL gene encoding DNA mismatch repair endonuclease MutL has protein sequence MSIRRLPNSLIDRIAAGEVVERPASALKELVENGLDAGAKRIRVQLEGGGTTRILVEDDGHGMTSADMALALERHATSKLPDEAIEEVASFGFRGEALPSIASVSRFTLESRSAEGGDGWRIVTDHGQRIETGPASLPQGTRVTVEDLFAKVPARRKFMRSPRAEYQAALDTMRRLAMARPDVAFRFEHDGRTIIAVQPQTAPERVAALLTPDLARNAVGVEHQRGDLRLEGVVSLPTFNRGMGDQQYLFVNGRPVKDKLLVGALRGAYRDLIARDRHPIAALFVSCPTSEVDINVHPAKTEVRFRDPQGVRGLIVGGVRRALEEAGHLSAAREQHAQPANWQVEGQGPAAGQGDLAMPPSAPMAQPLPQGTGLPSGVREMPAPYVAPAGRSDGFAAVMAAAPLARAEAAVAPVPEASRHPLGAARGQIAATYVVAEAEDGLVIVDQHAAHERLVLEAMRSAREGQGVASQPLLIAEPVELDEADCERLEEAATELLKFGLEIERFGPSTMLVRATPAPLGDKVRAPQLLADIAAELAELGSAPTLQDRLDLVAGTMACHGSVRAGRILSVAEMNALLRQIETTPHSGQCNHGRPTWVKLALGDVEKLFGRH, from the coding sequence ATGTCAATAAGAAGGCTGCCGAATTCCCTCATCGACCGGATCGCGGCAGGCGAGGTCGTCGAACGGCCCGCGAGCGCGTTGAAGGAACTGGTCGAGAATGGACTGGACGCGGGCGCGAAGCGCATCCGGGTCCAGCTCGAAGGCGGCGGCACCACCCGCATTCTCGTCGAGGACGACGGCCATGGCATGACAAGCGCGGACATGGCGCTGGCCCTCGAGCGCCATGCAACGAGCAAGCTGCCCGACGAGGCGATCGAGGAAGTGGCGAGCTTCGGCTTTCGCGGCGAGGCCTTGCCCTCGATCGCCAGCGTGTCGCGCTTCACGCTCGAAAGCCGCTCGGCAGAAGGCGGCGATGGGTGGCGCATCGTCACCGACCATGGCCAGCGCATCGAGACCGGTCCTGCGAGCCTTCCGCAAGGGACGCGGGTCACGGTCGAGGATCTCTTCGCCAAGGTGCCGGCGCGGCGCAAGTTCATGCGGAGCCCGCGCGCCGAATATCAGGCGGCATTGGACACCATGCGCCGGCTGGCCATGGCGCGGCCCGATGTCGCCTTTCGCTTCGAGCATGACGGGCGCACGATCATCGCCGTCCAGCCGCAGACTGCGCCCGAGCGCGTCGCGGCGCTGCTGACCCCCGATCTCGCGCGCAACGCCGTGGGCGTCGAGCATCAGCGCGGCGACCTCAGGCTGGAAGGCGTGGTCAGCCTGCCGACCTTCAATCGCGGCATGGGCGACCAGCAATATCTGTTCGTCAACGGGCGTCCGGTGAAAGACAAGCTGCTCGTCGGTGCGCTGCGCGGCGCCTATCGCGACCTCATCGCGCGTGACCGCCATCCGATCGCGGCGCTGTTCGTCAGCTGTCCGACGAGCGAAGTGGACATCAACGTCCATCCCGCCAAGACCGAGGTGCGCTTTCGCGATCCGCAAGGCGTTCGCGGACTGATCGTCGGCGGGGTGCGGCGCGCGCTGGAAGAGGCGGGGCATTTGTCGGCAGCGCGCGAACAGCATGCCCAGCCTGCCAACTGGCAGGTGGAGGGGCAGGGGCCGGCGGCGGGGCAGGGCGACCTTGCCATGCCGCCGTCCGCGCCCATGGCGCAGCCCTTGCCGCAAGGGACGGGGCTCCCCTCGGGCGTGCGCGAGATGCCGGCGCCTTATGTCGCGCCAGCGGGGCGGAGCGACGGTTTCGCCGCGGTGATGGCCGCCGCGCCGCTCGCCCGCGCCGAGGCGGCTGTTGCGCCCGTGCCCGAGGCGAGCCGTCACCCGCTGGGTGCTGCTCGCGGTCAGATCGCCGCCACCTATGTCGTCGCCGAGGCCGAAGACGGACTGGTCATCGTCGACCAGCATGCCGCGCACGAGCGGCTCGTGCTCGAGGCGATGCGTAGCGCGCGCGAGGGACAAGGGGTGGCCAGCCAACCCTTGCTGATCGCCGAGCCGGTCGAATTGGACGAGGCCGATTGCGAGCGACTGGAGGAGGCCGCTACCGAGCTCTTGAAGTTCGGGTTGGAAATCGAGCGCTTCGGGCCTTCGACGATGCTGGTGCGCGCCACCCCCGCGCCGCTCGGCGACAAGGTGCGCGCACCGCAGCTTCTCGCCGACATTGCCGCCGAACTGGCCGAATTGGGCAGCGCGCCGACATTGCAGGACCGGCTAGACCTGGTGGCGGGCACCATGGCCTGCCACGGATCGGTCCGCGCCGGTCGTATCCTGTCGGTGGCGGAAATGAACGCGCTTTTGCGCCAGATCGAGACCACGCCGCATTCGGGGCAGTGCAACCACGGCCGACCGACCTGGGTGAAGCTCGCGCTAGGCGATGTCGAGAAGCTGTTCGGGCGCCATTAG
- the mrdA gene encoding penicillin-binding protein 2, translating to MAKPPKKPARFTEAQRDDAFGRRSLLIGGIQTLFGGALIARLGYLSISQNQYYQTMAEDNRVQMIIVPPRRGWIIDRNGKPIAINRSDFRVDMVADQVPEGRLEVTLKQAASLLDLDSEQVDRISSELTTKSGYQPVQLAENVPYENYAAVTVRLPDLEGVLPQRGFSRYYPAGSAVGHLIGYVGIANREEYVAEDKNPLLVTPGFKIGKEGLEEVLEQQLRGQPGGQRVELTARGKLVRELEPKPDSSGNTVQLSIDVDLQEYAARRLGLESGAVVVVDVLTGDILCMASMPAYDPNSFSDGIGQTEWKLLSENERRPLVNKTVNSLYPPGSTLKPMNTLAFQAAGVDPGERVYCNGGYQLGSRFFRCLKRHGSMNMRDAVMKSCNAYFYAMAHRVGYDVVADMARKLTLGMKYDLPLVSQSYGTIPDSEWKLSKYDQRWTAADSLNASIGQGYVILNPLQLAVHTARMASGRAVLPRLLGKHDEPAALLDIPAEHLAVSREAMWKVVNDAGTAGTARIPVEGVEVAGKTGTSQVRGLQYGDGKNVPWKYKDHGHFVCYAPYDNPRYAMCVSIEHGGTSGAATPVARDVMTFLFDQQKAMERLAAYEQEQFGGSLAEREAAFQRRVREIAESNAAARAAGSTA from the coding sequence ATGGCAAAGCCGCCCAAGAAACCTGCCCGGTTCACCGAGGCCCAGCGCGACGACGCATTTGGCCGCCGCTCGTTGCTCATCGGCGGCATCCAGACCCTCTTCGGCGGGGCACTGATTGCACGCTTGGGCTATCTCTCGATCAGCCAGAACCAATATTATCAGACGATGGCCGAGGACAATCGCGTCCAGATGATTATCGTGCCCCCACGGCGCGGCTGGATCATCGACCGCAACGGCAAGCCGATCGCCATCAACCGGTCAGACTTTCGTGTCGACATGGTCGCCGACCAGGTTCCCGAGGGCCGCTTGGAGGTCACGCTGAAGCAGGCTGCCAGCCTGCTCGATCTCGACTCCGAGCAAGTCGATCGCATCAGCAGCGAGCTGACCACCAAGTCGGGGTACCAGCCGGTCCAACTCGCCGAGAACGTGCCTTACGAGAATTATGCCGCCGTGACGGTGCGCCTTCCCGATCTCGAAGGCGTGCTGCCCCAGCGCGGCTTCTCGCGCTATTATCCGGCCGGCAGCGCGGTCGGCCACCTCATCGGCTATGTCGGCATCGCCAACCGCGAGGAATATGTCGCCGAGGACAAGAACCCGCTGCTCGTCACCCCCGGCTTCAAGATCGGCAAGGAAGGCTTGGAAGAGGTCCTCGAGCAGCAGTTGCGCGGACAGCCCGGCGGCCAGCGCGTCGAACTGACCGCGCGCGGCAAGCTGGTGCGCGAACTCGAACCCAAGCCCGACAGTTCGGGCAACACGGTCCAGCTGTCGATCGACGTCGACCTGCAGGAATATGCCGCCCGCCGCCTCGGCCTCGAAAGCGGTGCGGTCGTCGTCGTCGACGTTCTCACGGGCGACATCCTGTGCATGGCGAGCATGCCCGCCTACGACCCCAACAGTTTCTCCGACGGCATCGGCCAGACCGAATGGAAGCTGCTCAGCGAGAATGAGCGCCGCCCGCTCGTCAACAAGACCGTCAACTCGCTCTACCCGCCGGGCTCGACCCTCAAACCGATGAATACGCTCGCCTTCCAAGCGGCGGGCGTCGACCCCGGCGAGCGCGTCTATTGCAACGGCGGTTATCAGCTCGGCAGCCGCTTCTTCCGCTGCCTCAAGCGTCATGGTTCAATGAACATGCGCGATGCGGTGATGAAGAGCTGCAACGCCTACTTCTACGCCATGGCGCATCGGGTCGGCTATGACGTCGTCGCCGACATGGCGCGCAAGCTCACGCTCGGCATGAAATATGACCTGCCACTCGTCAGCCAGAGCTATGGCACCATTCCCGACAGCGAATGGAAGCTCAGCAAATACGACCAGCGCTGGACCGCCGCCGACAGCCTCAACGCCTCGATCGGGCAGGGCTATGTCATTCTCAACCCGCTGCAGCTGGCGGTGCATACCGCGCGCATGGCGTCGGGCCGCGCCGTCCTGCCACGCCTGTTGGGCAAACATGACGAGCCGGCCGCCCTGCTCGATATTCCTGCCGAGCATCTCGCCGTCAGCCGCGAGGCGATGTGGAAGGTCGTCAACGACGCCGGCACGGCGGGCACCGCGCGCATTCCCGTCGAGGGCGTGGAGGTCGCGGGGAAGACCGGCACCAGCCAGGTGCGCGGGCTCCAATATGGCGACGGCAAGAACGTACCGTGGAAATATAAGGATCACGGCCATTTCGTCTGTTATGCGCCCTATGACAATCCGCGCTATGCGATGTGCGTCTCGATCGAACATGGCGGCACCTCGGGCGCCGCGACCCCGGTCGCGCGCGACGTCATGACCTTCCTGTTCGACCAGCAAAAAGCGATGGAGCGCCTCGCCGCCTACGAACAGGAGCAGTTCGGCGGCTCGCTCGCCGAGCGCGAAGCCGCCTTCCAGCGCCGCGTCCGCGAAATCGCCGAATCCAACGCCGCCGCGCGCGCCGCGGGGTCGACCGCATGA